A portion of the Edaphobacter lichenicola genome contains these proteins:
- a CDS encoding TonB-dependent receptor codes for MRKGLSLGLHTLLALALVILTCIPAFTQTITGSVTGLVTDPTGAVVAGAKVTATNVLTGVATQTLTNPSGIYSLRFLQIGQYKISVESASFSPQSTSVFTLEVDQEAKVNVSMKVGSANSNVIVTDTAPILNTENATTGDTITAAAATELPLQSRNFSSLTLLVAGAISPNPQALDNVGRGQYNGGFFVNGNREQGNNYTLDGADINEAIDNYIGYSPNVDALGEVRIITGNATAEYGNANGGQVVMVTKSGTNHFHGNAFFFGENQNLNANTWAANLTGAPRAPFNRAIFGGTFGGPIFRNKLFFFVDYQGARQHFSTVENRTVVAAADRLTPGITNPAAIYLFANPDLYPEPNAVTNTSVNYIGSSGQATQNDQGDIKIDWTATQKDTISGRFSIGREHDGYSKVALPTDIPTNNNDPYTGFIINWTHVLSNSLVNDARAGMGRTRYIQTPTDVSGKWGLTGNAKLGIPGTQLVPGFSTLVIGNGANSGTVDDIGAPQGQDGNGSYGGIDSDSIVNAFTYGDNLTWQHGKQTLKFGAQILRYQENRYYSGNDGTLGFFNFNGSVQQFLNDQVTSEAQGALTGRWGQRQYRDAFFVQDDYKLSPTLTINLGLRWEYDQPYTEVNNKQANINLTTGVITNAGVNGAPRALYNAYYAGFMPRLGFAWSPESLNNKFVVRGGYGITNFLEGTGANLRLTLNPPFFVDASCTAGNPCSNGAEFLSVTNGFYRPSDPSVYAGNVRAWQPNLKPALIQQYNFTTEYQVDNFTSLTVAYLGQTGNHLVDPREGNQRACLTCALPITTLSLLNPALSQINQISYTESEAVMNYNSLQVTGRRRLNHGLEFLADWTYSKGLSNNLGYYGAGGGAGDSQSAYWQDAYSGRADYGPEFFDARHNLSISGYYQLPFGRGRQFGSGMNRFEDEVVGGWKVSSIMSFHTGFPITVNSNAFYSTAVNARAARANHLRTLKVVHRSANNWFGTDPSAVPCFNNPTNDTTQTFFTANDNGTCAYGEQLSTGFGTSSVGSERAPSYQQIDLSLSKDFAITEGSHVEFRADFLNAFNMVSLAPPANTASPSSFGPSGCGIGPNLSGIPCTSATSGFGQITNTTNEPRNIQLALKYVF; via the coding sequence ATGCGCAAAGGACTCAGTCTAGGTCTTCACACCCTTTTGGCGTTAGCACTGGTCATCCTGACCTGTATACCCGCATTCACACAGACCATTACCGGTTCAGTTACTGGCCTCGTGACCGACCCTACCGGGGCAGTTGTAGCAGGTGCAAAAGTGACCGCCACGAACGTACTCACAGGCGTGGCCACGCAGACCCTGACCAACCCAAGCGGAATCTACTCACTGCGTTTTCTCCAGATCGGACAGTACAAGATCAGCGTCGAGTCAGCCAGCTTCTCCCCGCAAAGCACGAGCGTCTTTACGCTCGAAGTAGATCAGGAAGCCAAAGTTAACGTTTCGATGAAGGTTGGCAGCGCGAACAGCAACGTTATCGTCACCGACACTGCACCCATTCTGAATACTGAGAATGCCACCACTGGTGACACTATCACCGCAGCGGCTGCAACAGAGCTGCCGCTGCAGTCCCGCAACTTCTCTTCTCTCACGCTCCTTGTCGCCGGAGCCATCTCTCCTAATCCTCAGGCCTTGGACAACGTGGGCCGCGGCCAGTACAACGGAGGATTTTTCGTCAACGGCAATCGCGAACAGGGCAACAACTACACCCTAGATGGCGCCGACATCAACGAGGCGATCGATAACTACATAGGCTACAGCCCGAACGTGGATGCGCTCGGCGAAGTCAGAATCATCACCGGCAATGCGACCGCAGAGTACGGCAACGCAAATGGCGGCCAGGTCGTCATGGTCACCAAGAGCGGAACGAATCATTTTCACGGCAATGCATTCTTCTTTGGTGAAAACCAGAATCTGAATGCCAACACTTGGGCTGCGAACCTGACCGGAGCGCCGCGTGCACCGTTCAATCGCGCGATCTTTGGTGGCACATTCGGTGGTCCAATCTTCCGCAATAAGCTCTTCTTCTTCGTGGACTATCAGGGAGCCCGCCAGCACTTCTCCACCGTGGAAAACCGTACGGTCGTCGCTGCAGCGGACCGACTCACTCCCGGAATCACCAACCCGGCTGCAATATATCTCTTCGCGAATCCAGATTTGTATCCAGAGCCTAATGCAGTGACGAACACCTCCGTAAACTACATCGGCTCATCTGGCCAAGCGACACAAAACGATCAGGGCGACATCAAGATTGACTGGACGGCAACGCAGAAAGATACGATCTCAGGTCGCTTCTCCATTGGACGCGAGCACGATGGCTACTCCAAGGTTGCTCTGCCCACCGACATCCCGACCAATAACAACGACCCCTACACCGGCTTCATCATCAACTGGACACACGTACTCTCCAACAGCCTCGTCAATGATGCCCGCGCAGGTATGGGCCGCACTCGCTACATCCAGACACCGACTGACGTCTCCGGCAAATGGGGTCTCACTGGCAACGCGAAACTTGGCATCCCAGGTACGCAGCTCGTACCGGGCTTTAGTACCCTAGTCATCGGCAACGGCGCCAACTCAGGCACTGTTGACGATATCGGCGCTCCTCAGGGACAAGACGGTAACGGCTCATACGGTGGAATCGACAGCGATAGCATCGTCAATGCTTTCACCTATGGGGATAATCTCACCTGGCAGCACGGCAAGCAGACGCTGAAGTTTGGTGCACAGATCCTGCGGTATCAGGAGAATCGTTACTACTCCGGCAACGACGGCACTCTTGGCTTCTTCAACTTCAACGGTTCGGTGCAACAGTTCTTGAACGATCAAGTCACCTCGGAAGCCCAAGGCGCTTTGACCGGTCGATGGGGCCAGCGGCAGTATCGTGATGCCTTCTTCGTTCAGGACGACTACAAGCTATCGCCAACCTTGACGATAAACCTTGGTCTCCGTTGGGAGTACGATCAGCCATACACTGAGGTCAACAACAAGCAGGCAAACATCAACTTAACAACCGGAGTCATAACGAACGCTGGTGTCAACGGCGCACCCCGCGCTCTCTACAACGCGTACTACGCCGGCTTCATGCCAAGGTTAGGCTTCGCTTGGTCTCCCGAATCCCTTAACAACAAATTCGTAGTCCGTGGTGGCTATGGAATTACCAACTTCCTCGAAGGGACCGGAGCCAATCTGCGGCTCACGTTGAATCCTCCGTTTTTTGTCGATGCATCTTGCACAGCTGGAAACCCTTGCTCCAATGGAGCTGAGTTTCTCAGCGTGACCAACGGTTTCTACCGCCCATCCGACCCGTCCGTCTATGCCGGTAACGTGCGCGCCTGGCAGCCAAACCTAAAACCCGCACTCATTCAGCAGTACAACTTCACGACTGAGTATCAGGTCGATAACTTCACCTCTTTGACTGTCGCTTATCTGGGACAGACCGGGAATCACCTTGTCGATCCACGTGAAGGCAACCAGCGCGCCTGCCTCACCTGCGCCTTGCCGATCACGACTCTCTCCCTGCTCAATCCCGCGTTGAGTCAGATCAATCAAATCAGCTACACCGAATCTGAAGCAGTAATGAACTACAACTCGCTCCAGGTAACTGGACGTCGCCGTCTCAATCACGGACTCGAGTTCCTCGCCGACTGGACCTACAGCAAAGGCCTGAGTAACAATCTTGGCTACTACGGCGCAGGCGGAGGTGCAGGCGATTCGCAGAGCGCCTACTGGCAGGATGCTTACAGTGGCCGAGCCGACTACGGCCCGGAGTTCTTCGACGCCCGACACAACCTTTCCATCTCTGGCTACTATCAATTGCCCTTCGGACGTGGAAGGCAGTTCGGCAGTGGAATGAACCGCTTTGAGGACGAGGTCGTTGGAGGATGGAAGGTCAGCTCCATCATGAGCTTCCACACCGGCTTCCCGATTACCGTAAACTCCAACGCCTTCTACTCCACTGCGGTCAATGCCAGGGCAGCGCGCGCAAATCACCTGCGAACGCTGAAAGTAGTTCACCGCAGTGCAAATAACTGGTTCGGAACCGATCCATCGGCGGTTCCTTGCTTCAACAACCCAACCAACGATACAACCCAGACTTTCTTCACCGCCAACGACAACGGAACCTGCGCTTACGGCGAACAACTCTCTACCGGCTTTGGTACCTCCTCAGTTGGCTCCGAGCGTGCTCCGTCGTATCAGCAAATTGACTTGTCGCTCTCCAAGGACTTCGCTATCACCGAAGGAAGTCACGTGGAATTCCGTGCTGACTTTCTCAATGCGTTCAACATGGTCAGCCTCGCACCTCCGGCCAACACTGCCAGCCCGTCCAGCTTCGGCCCATCGGGCTGCGGAATAGGACCTAACCTTAGCGGCATTCCTTGCACCTCCGCAACCAGTGGATTCGGGCAGATCACCAACACAACCAACGAACCCCGCAACATTCAACTCGCTCTGAAATATGTCTTCTAA
- a CDS encoding glycoside hydrolase family 18 protein, whose amino-acid sequence MIASGEIAANKVTRINYAFANLQNGVIVEGFAHDAENFAALNSLKHDNPNLTVLVSVGGWTWSGNFSDMALTKQSRGLFIDSAVKFVNKYNLDGLDIDWEYPGMTGNNNRFRPEDKQNYTLVLKELRQRFDHEEKKLHRHLVISIASGASTDFLEHTEMTKVQRYVDTINLMSYDYYVPVWDKTTGHHAPLFTNSADPKKISADRTVHEYESAGVPADKIVLGVPFYGKSWANVSATDQGLFQPGTEAPNTYLPYSSLVNMQMQNSGYVRYWDAKASAPYLYNQDAQIFVSYEDPQSLKAKCDYVLDQKLAGIMFWEYSSDSAGALLQSIDAGLHPDVRKIQGAR is encoded by the coding sequence GTGATTGCATCTGGAGAAATTGCAGCAAACAAGGTGACGCGAATCAACTACGCCTTCGCAAACCTCCAGAACGGGGTGATCGTGGAAGGGTTCGCGCACGATGCTGAGAACTTTGCCGCTCTAAACTCTCTAAAGCACGACAACCCCAATCTGACTGTGTTGGTCTCGGTCGGTGGCTGGACCTGGTCCGGTAACTTCTCCGACATGGCACTAACGAAGCAGAGCCGCGGCCTGTTTATTGACAGCGCGGTGAAGTTCGTAAACAAGTACAACCTCGACGGTCTGGACATTGACTGGGAATATCCGGGCATGACCGGCAACAACAATCGGTTTCGTCCAGAAGACAAGCAGAATTACACCCTAGTGCTCAAAGAATTAAGACAGCGATTCGATCACGAAGAGAAAAAACTCCACCGGCACTTAGTCATATCGATCGCCTCTGGCGCTTCAACTGACTTCCTCGAACATACCGAGATGACCAAGGTGCAGCGCTATGTGGATACCATCAATCTCATGTCCTACGACTACTATGTTCCCGTCTGGGATAAGACGACTGGACACCATGCGCCTCTCTTCACCAACTCAGCTGATCCCAAAAAAATCTCCGCAGACCGCACCGTGCATGAGTATGAGAGCGCAGGCGTCCCCGCAGATAAGATCGTTCTTGGTGTTCCCTTTTATGGGAAGAGTTGGGCCAACGTATCGGCCACAGATCAGGGCCTCTTTCAACCTGGCACCGAAGCACCGAATACGTATCTCCCCTACAGTAGTTTGGTGAACATGCAAATGCAGAACAGCGGCTACGTTCGCTACTGGGACGCGAAAGCCTCAGCTCCTTATCTCTACAATCAGGACGCACAAATTTTCGTCTCGTACGAAGATCCACAATCGCTGAAAGCGAAATGCGACTATGTGCTCGATCAAAAGTTGGCGGGCATCATGTTCTGGGAGTACTCCAGTGATTCAGCTGGCGCTCTGCTTCAATCGATCGACGCAGGTCTGCACCCTGACGTACGCAAAATACAGGGGGCACGATGA
- a CDS encoding DUF5009 domain-containing protein, with the protein MNSTARLPATHSEKLIRAPRVASIDIFRGLTMTLMIFVNELAEVKGLPWWNYHAPANINVMTYVDMVFPAFLFILGMTIPIALEHRFRKNNSMPQLWLHIVQRTIALLALGFILANAEQGNSALMGLGTNLWTILALIGAVLFWNVYPNSDRYRTLFRVFRFSGLALMVVMFAIFRRTTPDGHTAWINPSYPEILGLLGYTYLAVSFLYLTTRRWRSAPFAWFLILTVLCIASTGKWIPFPGRLPLYMWPFGNGAMASIAMAGVATSSIFVEGHGAQATTLREKAIFATLFGAAALILGWLLTPLGISKIRATPTWCLYSIGCSVLLFTILYWVCDVKKLVSWARFARPAGENTLLTYLLPDFYFFIVSACGFTYFTTHANFGLLGALRCMVFTALILALSALLTRWKLRLHI; encoded by the coding sequence ATGAATTCGACAGCTCGACTCCCCGCTACCCACTCAGAGAAGCTAATTCGCGCTCCACGCGTCGCGTCGATCGATATCTTTCGCGGGCTAACAATGACCCTCATGATCTTCGTCAATGAACTCGCAGAGGTCAAAGGTCTTCCATGGTGGAACTATCACGCCCCCGCAAACATCAACGTGATGACCTACGTCGACATGGTGTTCCCCGCCTTCCTGTTCATACTCGGAATGACGATCCCCATCGCACTCGAGCATCGCTTCCGCAAAAACAACTCAATGCCCCAGCTCTGGCTCCATATCGTTCAACGCACCATTGCTCTCCTCGCCCTCGGTTTCATCCTCGCGAACGCCGAGCAAGGCAATAGCGCGTTGATGGGGCTCGGCACAAATCTCTGGACGATCTTGGCGCTCATCGGGGCCGTCCTCTTCTGGAACGTTTACCCAAACTCAGACCGTTATCGCACCCTTTTCCGAGTCTTCCGCTTCTCTGGCCTCGCTCTGATGGTTGTGATGTTCGCAATCTTCCGCAGAACCACACCTGATGGACACACCGCATGGATCAACCCTTCCTACCCTGAGATCCTCGGCCTTCTCGGCTACACCTACCTCGCCGTCTCCTTCCTTTACCTCACCACGCGACGATGGCGCTCTGCTCCTTTTGCATGGTTCCTCATCTTAACGGTGCTCTGCATCGCCTCGACCGGAAAGTGGATCCCGTTCCCTGGCAGGCTCCCGTTGTACATGTGGCCATTCGGTAACGGAGCAATGGCCTCCATCGCAATGGCAGGTGTCGCAACCTCGAGCATCTTCGTAGAAGGTCACGGCGCGCAGGCCACAACGCTCCGCGAGAAAGCTATCTTCGCTACCTTGTTTGGTGCTGCAGCCCTGATCTTAGGATGGCTCCTGACACCGCTGGGCATCTCTAAGATCCGCGCTACACCCACCTGGTGCCTTTACAGCATTGGTTGCAGCGTCCTACTGTTCACCATTCTCTATTGGGTTTGCGATGTAAAAAAGCTGGTCTCCTGGGCACGTTTCGCGCGTCCGGCCGGGGAGAATACGCTGCTGACCTATCTCCTTCCGGACTTCTATTTCTTTATCGTCTCGGCGTGCGGATTCACTTACTTCACGACGCATGCCAACTTTGGTCTTCTGGGCGCACTGCGGTGTATGGTCTTTACCGCGCTCATCTTGGCACTCTCAGCATTACTGACTCGTTGGAAGCTGAGACTACATATTTAG
- a CDS encoding phosphatidylinositol-specific phospholipase C1-like protein produces MTKLQAALPFFILLPLSAFGQQSDTLKQDQTLRINQIQVIGSHNSYHSGIAPSERKLIEQQNPKAMRALDYAHAPLADQLTGGVRQLEIDIYADSKGGRYSHPAIVSKVTEAGLPPDPDFDPLHEMDKPGFKVMHVLDVDQRSSCHTLIACLTTIRSWSQQHPQHLPIFILVETKQGREGAAPQAHQAEPFTSQTFDALDAEISSVFSANEMITPDQVRGSYDTLPEAIQTISALSPTSKKTGGWPTLANARGKVIFLMDQRPVEQVYTQGHPSLRGRLIFTNAIPGAPDAAFTEENDGTKAEIDALARQGYLIRTRTDDGTEAARTNDHTRADIALSSGAQMLSTDYPSSEPSRWTGFFVGLPHGLVARCNPVTAPPGCVDSLLEPSTK; encoded by the coding sequence ATGACGAAACTTCAGGCAGCACTTCCATTCTTCATATTGCTCCCCTTGAGCGCCTTCGGCCAGCAGAGCGACACACTCAAGCAGGATCAAACCCTGCGCATCAACCAGATCCAGGTGATCGGCAGCCATAACAGCTACCACTCCGGCATCGCCCCCAGCGAACGCAAGCTTATCGAGCAGCAAAACCCGAAGGCGATGCGCGCACTCGACTATGCCCATGCTCCCTTGGCCGATCAGCTTACAGGCGGTGTGCGCCAGCTTGAGATCGATATCTACGCCGACTCGAAGGGCGGACGCTACTCGCACCCAGCCATCGTCAGCAAGGTTACCGAGGCGGGCCTTCCCCCCGATCCGGACTTCGACCCGCTCCACGAAATGGATAAGCCAGGCTTCAAGGTGATGCACGTGCTTGATGTCGATCAGCGTAGCTCGTGCCACACCTTGATCGCTTGCCTCACGACGATCCGCAGCTGGTCGCAGCAGCATCCGCAACATCTGCCTATCTTCATTCTGGTCGAAACCAAGCAAGGTCGTGAAGGCGCAGCACCACAGGCCCACCAAGCGGAGCCGTTTACCTCCCAAACTTTCGATGCCCTCGATGCCGAAATCAGCTCCGTCTTCTCTGCGAATGAGATGATCACGCCCGACCAGGTTCGTGGAAGCTACGACACCCTGCCCGAAGCCATTCAGACGATCAGTGCTCTATCACCTACAAGCAAAAAAACAGGTGGCTGGCCGACCCTAGCAAACGCCCGAGGCAAGGTGATCTTTCTCATGGACCAGCGCCCGGTCGAACAGGTCTATACGCAGGGACATCCTTCCCTTCGTGGTCGCCTCATCTTCACGAACGCTATCCCCGGTGCGCCCGATGCCGCATTCACAGAAGAGAACGACGGCACCAAAGCTGAGATTGATGCCCTCGCTCGCCAAGGCTATCTCATCCGCACCCGCACCGACGACGGCACCGAAGCGGCACGCACCAACGACCACACCCGCGCCGACATTGCTCTCTCCAGTGGCGCACAGATGCTAAGCACCGACTACCCATCCTCCGAACCGTCACGATGGACTGGATTTTTTGTCGGCCTACCGCACGGCCTCGTTGCCCGCTGTAATCCAGTCACCGCGCCACCCGGCTGTGTCGATTCGCTGCTTGAACCTTCAACAAAATAA
- a CDS encoding carboxypeptidase-like regulatory domain-containing protein, giving the protein MSVPSATPNKPASTKVYSRPAKLVGAFRLVLVALLIAIAAITPATLIAQSDNSSIAGVITDPSGAVVSAAAVTVISEQTGAEHKTVSNKSGFYTIAGLAPGKYTVKVVAPGFDAITATNNNLDPALPATVNIALVVGKDNESVEITANETTLQADSSTLGRVITSSQADNLPLNGRNPIYLALTKAGITSITSTVSSSNFSTGLGAININGARERDNLLTYDGAVAVRIRASGDSVGTPDLDAVEEVQVLATNYPAEYGRSIGGQIRIITKSGTDHFHGSAYEYFQNPVLNANTWVRNANANNSNPNYPEALKTNNVAPFTYNQFGFVLNGPLYIPHVLPKGKVFFLYSEAFVRDPSLSTETDTVPNAAFRTGDFSSVAQHIKDPMSGLPCDPKLGGTGCFAGNIIPKNRLSPNGVGLLSAFPTPTPGFQIGAANLLETAHYPIQQQIDSGNLDIVPTEKDYIRFRLIHFYYHEVNPFATSNYDIVPRIYSRPNQTGSLDYVHTFGPSTTNEFLFTASHDAARLSIDTSTGTYNRTAYGINYPYLFPAGKDLPNKIPTIAFDTTGITTLDGSTYPSHSQGEIFDFADTFTRIIGNHTVRGGALYERAGENDDDQIAFANSTPGQTNNQNGKFDFSSTNSSGTGYDLADAALGIFNTYSEIGPRNETPSRANMYEFFAQDSWKVTPKLHLEFGMRYTSIHPFYSIWNNAGTFDPAFYNSATAVKVNPATGNPIAGSGDPLDGTVLFGNGFTASAAAHVPIAVTGQYNNLFHNLPRGYVHVQKFLFQPRVGIAYSLNNKTVLRTGFGRYTSRQGTSDNVFLGGFAPLQQVVSITGGSADNPAGTATGTGSFPTLSGDINQQFPQPEAYIWNVSVERDLGYDTVADVSYVGRHSLHQQFESDVNQAPIGTAQAFGTNGVNAHRPYLGYAAITEVYQGDTAFYQGLQIDVNHRFSHSLGFGVAYTYAHSRDCGSFQKNILPNADDPKGLCGTADYDLRQVLVLNSVYHIPFRSNSRIANEALGGWQLSQAYQFQTGTPLNVLTSQDIAGVGAGFQGQFLQIAPGATLHGNGKFSNGKDANTWFNPTVFSLPAAGTFTSQRNRNLIYGPGQASFNASLQKRFATFEGQALSFRFDAFDFPNHPNWSAPDSTYTDAAFGKVTSKTGQRAMQASLRYSF; this is encoded by the coding sequence ATGTCCGTTCCATCAGCCACTCCAAACAAACCTGCCAGTACAAAAGTGTATTCACGTCCGGCTAAACTCGTCGGTGCGTTCCGTCTAGTGCTTGTCGCATTGCTCATCGCGATCGCAGCAATCACTCCAGCAACACTCATCGCACAGTCCGACAACTCCTCGATCGCGGGCGTCATCACCGATCCCTCCGGAGCTGTTGTAAGCGCGGCGGCCGTCACTGTCATCAGCGAGCAGACCGGTGCAGAGCATAAAACCGTCAGCAACAAATCCGGCTTCTACACCATCGCCGGCCTCGCGCCGGGCAAATATACAGTCAAGGTCGTGGCACCGGGCTTCGACGCAATCACCGCGACCAACAACAATCTCGATCCCGCACTTCCAGCGACGGTGAACATTGCACTCGTGGTCGGCAAAGACAACGAATCCGTCGAGATCACCGCAAACGAGACGACTTTGCAGGCCGACAGCTCAACCCTTGGCCGAGTCATCACCAGTAGTCAGGCCGATAACCTTCCGCTCAACGGCCGCAACCCAATCTATCTCGCGCTCACCAAGGCTGGAATCACCAGTATTACCAGCACCGTCTCCTCTTCAAACTTCAGCACCGGCCTCGGCGCCATCAACATCAACGGAGCGCGTGAGCGCGACAACCTCCTTACCTACGACGGTGCCGTCGCCGTCCGCATCCGAGCCAGCGGCGACTCAGTCGGCACACCCGACCTCGACGCAGTCGAGGAGGTTCAGGTACTCGCAACCAACTACCCCGCAGAGTACGGCCGTTCCATCGGTGGCCAAATCCGAATCATCACCAAAAGCGGCACCGATCACTTCCACGGCAGCGCCTACGAGTACTTCCAGAACCCCGTCCTCAACGCCAACACCTGGGTCCGCAATGCGAACGCCAACAACTCAAATCCCAACTATCCCGAAGCTCTAAAAACGAACAACGTCGCACCCTTCACCTACAACCAGTTTGGTTTTGTTCTCAACGGGCCACTCTACATCCCTCACGTGTTGCCCAAGGGCAAGGTCTTCTTCCTCTACTCCGAGGCCTTCGTTCGCGATCCTTCGCTCTCCACCGAGACCGACACCGTTCCCAACGCAGCCTTTCGGACCGGCGACTTCAGCTCCGTCGCACAGCACATCAAAGACCCCATGTCAGGCCTCCCATGCGATCCGAAGTTAGGTGGTACCGGCTGTTTCGCTGGCAACATCATCCCCAAGAATCGTCTCAGTCCGAACGGCGTCGGTCTGCTCTCTGCCTTCCCCACGCCAACACCAGGCTTTCAAATCGGTGCAGCAAACTTGCTTGAGACCGCACACTATCCCATTCAGCAACAGATCGACAGCGGCAATCTCGATATCGTTCCCACCGAGAAAGACTACATCCGCTTCCGCCTCATTCACTTCTACTACCACGAGGTTAATCCCTTCGCGACGTCGAACTACGACATCGTCCCCCGCATCTACAGCCGTCCCAATCAGACCGGCTCGCTCGATTACGTCCACACCTTTGGCCCCAGCACGACCAACGAATTTCTCTTCACTGCCAGCCACGACGCCGCGCGTCTAAGCATCGATACATCGACTGGAACCTACAACCGCACCGCCTACGGCATCAACTATCCGTATCTCTTTCCTGCCGGAAAAGATCTCCCCAACAAAATCCCCACCATCGCATTTGATACAACCGGAATCACAACGCTTGACGGCAGCACCTATCCCTCTCACTCTCAGGGAGAGATCTTCGACTTCGCCGACACCTTCACGCGCATCATCGGCAACCACACCGTGCGCGGCGGCGCTCTCTACGAGCGAGCTGGCGAGAATGACGACGACCAGATCGCCTTCGCAAACTCCACTCCTGGCCAAACCAACAACCAGAACGGCAAGTTCGACTTCTCAAGCACCAACTCCAGTGGCACCGGCTACGACCTGGCCGACGCCGCCCTCGGCATCTTCAACACCTACTCCGAGATCGGTCCACGCAACGAGACTCCCAGCCGCGCCAACATGTACGAGTTCTTTGCGCAGGACTCCTGGAAGGTCACGCCCAAACTCCACCTTGAGTTCGGCATGCGATACACCAGCATTCATCCCTTCTACAGCATCTGGAACAACGCCGGAACCTTTGACCCCGCCTTCTACAACTCCGCTACTGCTGTGAAGGTCAATCCCGCAACGGGCAATCCGATAGCTGGCAGCGGCGACCCGCTCGATGGTACCGTTCTCTTTGGCAACGGCTTCACTGCCAGCGCAGCCGCTCACGTTCCAATCGCTGTAACCGGCCAATATAACAACCTCTTCCACAATCTACCGCGCGGCTACGTTCACGTGCAGAAGTTCCTCTTCCAGCCGCGCGTTGGCATAGCCTATTCGCTCAACAACAAGACGGTCCTGCGTACCGGCTTCGGCCGCTATACCAGTCGCCAGGGAACCTCCGACAACGTATTTCTCGGCGGCTTTGCACCGTTGCAGCAGGTGGTTTCGATCACCGGCGGCAGCGCAGACAACCCAGCCGGCACTGCAACCGGCACCGGCTCCTTCCCAACTCTCTCCGGCGACATCAATCAACAGTTCCCGCAGCCAGAAGCCTACATCTGGAACGTATCCGTCGAGCGTGACCTTGGCTACGACACCGTAGCGGACGTCTCTTACGTCGGTCGCCACTCCCTACACCAGCAGTTCGAGTCCGACGTGAACCAAGCACCCATCGGAACTGCGCAAGCCTTCGGCACCAACGGAGTCAACGCGCACCGCCCGTATCTCGGCTACGCTGCCATCACCGAGGTCTATCAGGGTGACACGGCCTTCTATCAAGGCCTGCAGATCGACGTCAATCACCGCTTCAGCCATAGCCTCGGCTTCGGAGTCGCGTACACCTACGCTCACTCTCGCGACTGCGGCTCGTTCCAGAAGAACATCCTACCCAACGCCGATGATCCCAAAGGTCTCTGTGGCACGGCAGACTACGATCTGCGTCAGGTCCTCGTCCTCAACTCGGTCTATCACATCCCCTTCCGCAGCAACAGCCGCATCGCGAACGAAGCGCTCGGAGGTTGGCAGCTCTCGCAGGCCTACCAGTTCCAGACGGGGACACCACTCAACGTCTTAACCAGCCAGGACATTGCAGGCGTCGGCGCAGGCTTTCAGGGGCAGTTCCTTCAAATCGCTCCCGGTGCCACGCTCCACGGCAACGGCAAATTCTCCAACGGCAAGGACGCGAACACTTGGTTCAACCCAACTGTCTTCTCACTTCCTGCTGCCGGCACCTTCACCTCGCAGCGCAATCGCAACCTGATCTACGGACCCGGTCAGGCAAGCTTCAACGCAAGCCTGCAAAAACGATTCGCAACCTTTGAAGGTCAGGCGCTCTCCTTCCGCTTCGACGCCTTCGACTTCCCCAACCATCCCAACTGGTCCGCTCCGGACTCAACCTACACCGACGCTGCCTTCGGCAAAGTCACCAGCAAGACCGGCCAACGCGCAATGCAGGCCAGCCTGCGTTACTCCTTCTAA